One segment of Streptomyces sp. NBC_01454 DNA contains the following:
- a CDS encoding histone-like nucleoid-structuring protein Lsr2: MAIRSIVESDLSGKPDAATQMFGLGDTWYEIDLTADEQKKLEEALKPYLKVSRKAGQPVPKKRVVPETTAEERDKIREWAKKEGHEFADRGRIPKAVMNAYDEAHGIDRSK, encoded by the coding sequence ATGGCCATTCGAAGCATTGTCGAGTCAGATCTCAGTGGTAAGCCGGATGCGGCTACACAGATGTTCGGCTTGGGTGACACCTGGTACGAAATCGATCTCACCGCTGACGAGCAGAAGAAGCTTGAGGAAGCGCTGAAGCCGTACCTGAAGGTCAGCCGGAAAGCCGGGCAGCCGGTACCCAAGAAGCGAGTCGTGCCCGAGACGACTGCCGAGGAGCGCGACAAGATCCGCGAGTGGGCCAAGAAGGAGGGCCACGAGTTCGCGGACCGGGGGCGCATCCCGAAGGCAGTCATGAATGCCTACGACGAGGCGCACGGCATCGATCGGAGCAAGTAG
- the istA gene encoding IS21 family transposase codes for MKNSEEIMEILEAYDLTGSYRAAAELAGCDHHTVARYVKMRAAGQQPDKRRHRARQIDDYLPKIEELVVRSQGKIRADVVHKRITAMGFTGGERTTRRTVAEAKAQFRAGRRRVYRPWVTEPGLWLQYDFGDGPVINGRKTTLFCAWLAWSRFRVVIPIWDKTLPTITACLDTTFRRIGGIPAYVLTDNEKTVTTDHVAGIAVRNPEIVEVARHYGTTIRTCLPADPETKGGSESTVKIAKADLVPKDVNLREQYKSFGDLEAACRQFCEEVNSRIHKATRRKSVERLAEEAHRLHPLPKSPFTAAFGTTRRVCWDATISVEAVRYSVPHELIDTRVWARFHGDELIVTAADETGSAREVARHQRGEPGSPVLDDAHYPPRENKESDRTPRATSAEEAAFLALGPGAASWLIEAAATGVRRIKAKMAEAVALAKLHSAAEVDRALGTAAVTGRFADKDLLSILDYQAVHGPTEPHRRSEDHSLQPGTGAWSTFGLSATSDLPEYDESDLA; via the coding sequence GTGAAGAACAGCGAGGAAATCATGGAGATCCTGGAGGCTTACGACCTCACGGGGAGTTACCGCGCCGCGGCCGAGCTGGCCGGGTGCGACCACCACACGGTGGCCCGATATGTGAAGATGCGGGCGGCTGGGCAGCAGCCGGACAAGCGCCGGCACCGGGCCCGGCAGATCGACGACTATCTGCCGAAGATCGAGGAACTGGTGGTTCGCTCGCAGGGCAAGATCCGCGCGGACGTGGTCCACAAGAGGATCACCGCGATGGGCTTCACCGGCGGGGAACGCACCACCCGCCGCACCGTCGCCGAGGCGAAAGCCCAGTTCAGGGCCGGTAGGCGGCGGGTCTATCGGCCGTGGGTGACCGAGCCGGGGCTCTGGCTCCAATACGATTTCGGCGACGGCCCGGTGATCAACGGACGCAAGACGACGCTGTTCTGCGCCTGGCTCGCGTGGTCGAGGTTCCGCGTCGTGATTCCGATCTGGGACAAGACGCTGCCGACGATCACCGCGTGTCTGGACACGACGTTCCGCCGGATCGGCGGCATCCCGGCCTACGTGCTCACCGACAACGAGAAGACCGTCACCACCGATCACGTCGCCGGGATCGCGGTCCGTAACCCGGAGATCGTCGAGGTCGCGAGGCACTACGGCACGACGATACGTACTTGCCTGCCCGCGGATCCGGAGACCAAGGGCGGCTCGGAGTCCACGGTGAAGATCGCGAAGGCCGATCTCGTGCCGAAGGACGTGAATCTGCGCGAGCAGTACAAGAGCTTCGGTGACCTGGAGGCGGCTTGCCGGCAGTTCTGCGAGGAGGTCAACTCCCGTATTCACAAGGCGACTCGACGCAAGTCCGTCGAGCGGCTCGCGGAGGAAGCCCACCGGCTGCACCCGCTGCCGAAGAGTCCGTTCACCGCGGCATTCGGCACCACCCGCCGGGTCTGCTGGGACGCGACGATCTCGGTCGAGGCGGTCCGCTACTCGGTCCCGCACGAACTGATCGACACCCGGGTCTGGGCCCGCTTCCACGGCGACGAGCTGATCGTCACCGCCGCCGACGAGACCGGCTCGGCCCGTGAGGTCGCCCGCCACCAGCGGGGCGAGCCCGGCAGCCCTGTCTTGGACGACGCCCACTACCCGCCCCGCGAAAACAAGGAATCCGACCGCACCCCGCGGGCCACGAGCGCGGAGGAGGCCGCGTTCCTCGCCCTCGGCCCCGGGGCGGCGTCCTGGCTGATCGAAGCAGCCGCGACCGGCGTCCGCCGGATCAAGGCGAAGATGGCCGAGGCCGTCGCCCTGGCGAAACTCCACTCCGCGGCGGAAGTCGACCGCGCGCTCGGCACTGCCGCGGTCACCGGACGGTTCGCCGACAAGGACCTGCTGTCCATCCTCGACTACCAGGCCGTCCACGGCCCCACCGAGCCGCACCGCCGCAGCGAGGACCACTCCCTGCAGCCCGGCACCGGCGCCTGGTCCACGTTCGGCCTGTCCGCCACTTCTGATCTTCCCGAGTACGACGAAAGCGATCTCGCCTGA
- a CDS encoding TnsA-like heteromeric transposase endonuclease subunit: protein MTDFAESQPWRAVRSVHGMAHYSGKYSSATTGGHVVYESRLELARLLLADFDPEVRGIFAQPCRLAARVGDRTRHHVPDFLLVMRSGTVRVVNVKPASRLKDPKIVEALAWPGELFRQHGWDYEIWSGADRVLLENVRFLAAYRRPGVVSATETEQAWQQVTDGEKLALAERQLANGRPAEEARPAFMALLWSGRLTTDLSRPLSGESVLRRCV, encoded by the coding sequence TTGACCGATTTTGCGGAGTCCCAGCCGTGGCGGGCTGTTCGCTCCGTCCACGGGATGGCCCACTACTCGGGCAAGTACTCGTCTGCAACGACGGGTGGGCACGTGGTGTACGAAAGCCGCCTGGAGCTCGCCCGATTGCTGCTGGCGGACTTCGATCCGGAAGTGCGGGGGATCTTTGCTCAGCCGTGCCGCCTGGCGGCCCGGGTCGGCGACCGGACTCGCCACCACGTGCCGGACTTTCTGCTGGTCATGCGTTCGGGGACCGTGCGGGTGGTGAATGTCAAGCCAGCGAGCCGCTTGAAGGATCCGAAGATCGTGGAGGCTCTTGCGTGGCCTGGCGAGCTGTTCCGGCAGCATGGCTGGGACTACGAAATCTGGTCCGGAGCGGATCGGGTGCTGCTGGAGAACGTGCGGTTCCTCGCTGCCTACCGGCGTCCCGGTGTGGTGTCCGCAACGGAAACAGAGCAGGCATGGCAGCAGGTGACCGACGGCGAAAAACTGGCCTTGGCTGAGCGCCAGTTGGCCAATGGGCGGCCCGCCGAGGAGGCGAGGCCAGCGTTCATGGCTCTGTTGTGGTCGGGACGGTTGACGACGGACCTGTCGCGTCCGTTGTCGGGTGAGTCGGTGCTGCGCAGGTGCGTATGA
- a CDS encoding SLOG family protein: MIAEMIPESFSHVVLVTGSRSWNDEQSMRSAFNDAWRDWGAENVTRPVLISGHCPEGADAMAERLWRAAGFEIRTFPAAWSAHGKQAGFQRNQEMVDAAQVRCTAFLDLCQKPGCPQRGREQLMPHTPGHFSHGTIHCRSRARAAGIVTANVIHPSLPPF; encoded by the coding sequence ATGATTGCTGAAATGATTCCAGAATCGTTCTCGCACGTCGTCCTCGTCACCGGTTCCCGCAGCTGGAACGACGAGCAGAGCATGCGCTCGGCGTTCAACGACGCCTGGCGCGACTGGGGAGCAGAGAACGTCACCCGGCCGGTACTCATCTCGGGGCATTGCCCCGAGGGTGCCGACGCCATGGCCGAGCGCCTGTGGCGGGCCGCCGGCTTCGAGATCCGCACCTTCCCCGCCGCCTGGTCGGCTCATGGGAAGCAGGCCGGTTTTCAGCGCAACCAGGAGATGGTCGACGCCGCCCAGGTGCGGTGCACGGCCTTCCTCGACCTCTGCCAGAAGCCTGGGTGCCCGCAGCGAGGCCGGGAGCAGCTCATGCCGCATACGCCGGGGCACTTCTCGCACGGCACCATCCACTGCAGGTCTCGCGCGCGAGCCGCAGGGATCGTGACGGCCAACGTGATCCATCCGTCGCTGCCGCCGTTCTGA
- a CDS encoding integrase, with protein MSTWTTPLRPGLPISFDGEQFTVAEIEGRRILLQPAVSVVGVPQWRQVDISVLLAHPTTEILTPAPQGESADAAALSGLSDKEDDELTRQFRHVQEVRTGYQLGSEELALAGEPRPDYAPGTPKMHRYAAKAAELGVSETTIRNWVRQVNSSGPAGLVRDRPQKSVLDKVDPRWLEMTRSVLKGHEKSSRPVRSLILIEIEERLAKKYGDGTVPFPARTTGYEALRVLTKGTNAFEGSTKGKRSIADAPKGTYGRLRATRPGEYVVLDTNCLDVFAMEPVTCRWVRCELTVAMDLYSRCITGLRLTPVSTKSTDVAGVLFETVRPQDVPGDGSEPLPYCGVPSTVVVDADKLVDRDGQPLLPTVAAETIIYDHGKVYLSNHIESVCAKLDISLQPARPKTPTDKPVERWFRTLNQGVLAALPGYKGSDVHSRGEKVEDEAFFFIDELEAIIREWITLIYHRRRHRGLRIPEVPGLQLSPLDMFEHGVTRAGPLRIPARPNMALEFLEEERVPIHHYGVEIEGMRYNGDALNNYRNQPSPYRGVDAGKWPIAVDRGDMRKVYFQDPDLRTWHTLDWEHAAALNGPFSREALVYARRIAKKTHRFPDTKRALVELLERWGAGLAADRTERRMALRLSQERLQLVGEADEPREAEDEVASLPSVRRIAALSPSEQDPAEAEPAEPGLVIVGTEDNELGGDDDEDEECEAAFPGDESALIDEDDYYADIWDSR; from the coding sequence ATGAGCACGTGGACGACGCCCTTGAGGCCAGGGTTGCCGATCAGCTTCGACGGTGAACAATTCACGGTCGCCGAAATTGAGGGTCGCCGGATTCTTCTCCAGCCGGCAGTCTCTGTCGTCGGTGTCCCGCAGTGGCGGCAGGTTGATATCTCTGTGCTGTTGGCGCATCCCACCACCGAGATCCTCACTCCGGCCCCGCAAGGTGAATCAGCTGATGCGGCTGCCCTGAGCGGTCTCAGCGACAAAGAGGACGATGAGCTGACCCGGCAGTTTCGCCATGTCCAGGAGGTCCGCACCGGCTATCAACTCGGCAGCGAGGAACTGGCTCTGGCGGGCGAGCCACGACCCGACTACGCGCCCGGAACACCGAAAATGCACCGGTACGCGGCCAAGGCGGCAGAACTGGGAGTTTCCGAAACCACGATCCGCAACTGGGTACGGCAAGTGAATAGCTCCGGCCCGGCCGGCCTGGTTCGCGACCGCCCTCAAAAGAGCGTGCTTGACAAGGTCGACCCTCGGTGGCTGGAGATGACCCGGTCAGTTTTGAAAGGCCACGAGAAGTCATCCCGGCCGGTGCGGAGTCTGATCCTGATCGAGATCGAAGAGCGTCTGGCCAAGAAGTATGGGGATGGCACGGTCCCGTTTCCGGCCCGCACGACGGGCTATGAGGCACTTCGAGTGCTTACCAAGGGAACGAACGCCTTCGAGGGCAGCACGAAGGGGAAGAGGTCGATCGCGGACGCCCCGAAGGGGACCTACGGTCGGCTGCGCGCGACACGACCGGGCGAGTATGTGGTGCTGGACACCAACTGCCTGGACGTCTTCGCGATGGAACCGGTGACCTGCCGGTGGGTGCGGTGTGAGCTCACGGTCGCGATGGATCTCTATAGCCGGTGCATCACCGGGCTCCGCCTCACCCCGGTGTCGACGAAGTCAACGGACGTGGCTGGGGTGTTGTTCGAGACGGTCCGGCCACAAGACGTTCCGGGGGACGGGAGCGAGCCGCTGCCGTATTGCGGAGTGCCGTCCACCGTCGTGGTCGATGCGGACAAGCTCGTCGACCGGGACGGGCAGCCGCTGCTGCCCACGGTCGCGGCCGAGACGATCATCTATGACCACGGCAAGGTCTACCTGTCGAACCACATCGAGAGCGTCTGCGCGAAGCTGGACATCTCTCTGCAGCCGGCCCGGCCGAAGACACCGACCGACAAGCCGGTCGAACGCTGGTTCCGAACCCTCAACCAGGGAGTGCTGGCCGCGCTGCCCGGCTACAAGGGCTCGGACGTGCACAGCCGCGGCGAGAAGGTCGAGGACGAGGCATTCTTCTTCATCGACGAACTCGAAGCGATCATCCGTGAATGGATCACTCTGATCTATCACCGGCGCCGCCACCGCGGCCTGCGGATTCCGGAGGTCCCTGGGCTTCAGCTCAGTCCGCTGGACATGTTCGAGCACGGAGTCACCCGGGCGGGACCACTGCGGATCCCGGCCCGCCCCAATATGGCTCTGGAGTTCCTGGAGGAGGAACGCGTCCCGATCCACCACTACGGCGTCGAGATCGAAGGGATGCGCTACAACGGGGATGCGCTGAACAACTACCGCAACCAGCCCAGCCCCTATCGCGGAGTGGACGCGGGCAAGTGGCCGATCGCGGTGGACCGCGGCGATATGCGCAAGGTGTATTTCCAGGACCCAGACCTTCGGACATGGCATACGCTCGACTGGGAACACGCGGCCGCCCTGAATGGACCGTTCAGCAGAGAGGCGCTGGTCTACGCTCGCCGGATTGCGAAGAAGACGCACCGGTTCCCCGACACCAAACGCGCGTTGGTCGAACTCCTCGAACGGTGGGGCGCCGGATTGGCCGCGGATCGCACTGAGCGACGCATGGCCCTCCGTCTCTCCCAGGAACGGCTACAGCTGGTGGGAGAGGCCGACGAACCACGGGAGGCAGAGGACGAGGTCGCCTCGCTGCCATCGGTCCGACGCATTGCCGCCCTGAGTCCATCCGAACAAGACCCAGCAGAAGCCGAGCCCGCCGAGCCCGGCCTTGTCATCGTCGGAACTGAGGACAACGAACTCGGCGGGGACGACGACGAGGATGAGGAATGCGAGGCAGCCTTCCCGGGCGACGAATCCGCTCTCATCGATGAGGACGACTACTACGCCGATATCTGGGACAGCCGTTGA
- a CDS encoding TniQ family protein, producing MTEWTDDRIPLWVPPVEGESLDSWLAAYARRLRTGVPQFLSFIGLHRARPNHMVRYLTDRERQVLSERTGLASEELTPMTLEPWDGVAVNIDRPTRRLSRPPNWRHTGNTSRFCPGCLDESAGRWQISWRLPWSFACTRHGMLLLDCCPECGQPPVVHGRQHLRNSPAGVCLYGTGTAGAAPCEFFLPHAATPVLSADSLVLNAQQDATSKFLQIGDSLDDSLLHGRELAVLGRSALRGINDRLSTAPSVVHEVLAELGGDLPKLANRESGVNAHGVAVGTTIARIAVLQDRDDSDAVFAWLMEAQRSRRKNTYPTSWLVDWVPAGPRVMSRALTAVSNELTWTARLRFGTTTSGPTWPTLADEDVRRRAARLPAMLWPSWTIRMLPRLPEPLFRLSGLRRACATLLLTPGTFWDYPRAAELLGNPHTSDNRNALDAALEKQRPDELAALLAELARAIDAHPVPIDYRRRRTIFSEATIRFDLDAFHGYCRRRGLRSGPTQIKRLRWHLLKILLGADPGSSSRTPTWNTNLSHQITTELKGFLFQQAVKNLQAHQIEEPVLWQPPATWLERIAWPGEDPEKIDHSALAEMLIAGRPLAEVARHLDISEDHVLLHLEMADIGGTAPDPPPRPSVPGRNIPRQDVLSPRELQRLYQEQRLSVVDIAQLAGCSSRTVRRALVEAKIPSSGRGVPPLLPGMVTRDWLEGEYAMKGRGCLDIAHELGLHQDTVSRFLRIWDIPRRSNGLGSNPFAHLGVALSPEMRRLSNRRSCLPWLRNLLQIPGHPGLSAAAPAISVPEVTLRRQLRIIESVVGFSVIERTDPLSPTPTGVRFLTEARDLLDRFDSAATLVATGSSRTSDHSR from the coding sequence ATGACGGAATGGACGGATGACCGCATTCCTCTCTGGGTTCCCCCGGTTGAGGGGGAGTCCCTCGACAGCTGGCTGGCGGCATACGCCCGCCGCCTGCGGACGGGCGTGCCGCAGTTCCTGAGCTTCATTGGTCTGCACAGAGCCCGTCCCAACCACATGGTCCGGTATCTGACAGACCGCGAACGGCAGGTACTTTCCGAACGCACGGGGCTCGCCTCGGAGGAACTGACGCCGATGACGCTCGAACCCTGGGACGGAGTGGCGGTGAACATCGACCGTCCGACGCGCCGTCTGAGCCGCCCACCGAACTGGCGGCACACCGGCAATACCAGCCGCTTCTGCCCCGGTTGTCTCGACGAAAGCGCCGGACGTTGGCAGATTTCATGGCGACTGCCGTGGTCATTTGCCTGCACCCGGCACGGAATGCTGTTGCTCGATTGCTGCCCAGAATGCGGACAACCGCCCGTGGTTCATGGGCGACAGCACCTGCGGAACTCTCCTGCGGGAGTCTGCCTCTACGGAACGGGCACTGCCGGCGCCGCCCCCTGCGAGTTCTTCCTGCCGCACGCGGCTACCCCTGTCCTCTCTGCAGACTCATTGGTCCTCAATGCCCAGCAAGACGCCACCTCCAAATTCTTGCAAATCGGTGATTCTCTGGACGACTCCTTGCTGCATGGTCGCGAACTGGCCGTCCTCGGCCGGTCGGCATTGCGCGGGATCAACGACAGGCTGTCCACAGCGCCTTCCGTTGTCCATGAAGTCCTCGCGGAACTCGGTGGTGATCTGCCTAAACTAGCGAATCGAGAGAGCGGAGTGAACGCTCACGGCGTGGCAGTTGGCACCACCATCGCCAGGATTGCAGTGCTCCAGGACCGGGATGACAGTGATGCAGTCTTTGCTTGGTTGATGGAGGCCCAACGTTCGAGGCGGAAGAATACTTATCCGACATCCTGGCTCGTTGACTGGGTTCCAGCCGGACCCCGCGTGATGTCTCGTGCTCTGACCGCCGTGTCCAACGAACTGACCTGGACTGCGCGCCTGCGTTTCGGCACGACCACGAGTGGTCCGACCTGGCCGACCCTCGCCGACGAAGACGTACGACGTCGAGCGGCCCGACTGCCGGCGATGCTCTGGCCCTCTTGGACAATCCGGATGTTGCCTCGCCTGCCCGAACCCCTATTCAGGTTGTCCGGACTCCGCCGAGCATGCGCGACTCTGCTCCTTACGCCTGGAACATTCTGGGACTATCCTAGAGCCGCTGAACTTCTGGGCAATCCGCACACATCCGACAACAGGAATGCTCTCGACGCAGCACTCGAAAAGCAGCGCCCCGATGAACTTGCCGCACTCTTGGCCGAGTTAGCTCGCGCTATTGACGCTCATCCAGTTCCCATCGACTATCGCCGTCGGCGGACCATCTTCTCCGAGGCCACTATCAGATTCGACCTGGACGCCTTCCATGGGTACTGCCGCCGTCGCGGCCTTCGGAGCGGACCGACGCAGATCAAGAGACTCCGGTGGCACCTTCTCAAGATTCTCCTCGGAGCAGACCCTGGCAGCTCATCCCGGACCCCGACCTGGAACACGAACCTCTCGCACCAGATCACCACAGAGCTCAAAGGATTCCTCTTCCAGCAGGCAGTAAAGAACCTCCAGGCTCACCAAATTGAAGAACCCGTGCTTTGGCAACCGCCGGCCACCTGGCTCGAAAGAATTGCATGGCCCGGAGAAGATCCCGAAAAGATCGACCACTCCGCACTCGCCGAGATGCTGATCGCGGGCCGCCCGCTGGCGGAGGTTGCGAGACACCTGGACATCAGCGAGGACCACGTCCTCTTGCACCTTGAAATGGCTGATATCGGTGGGACAGCGCCCGATCCCCCGCCGCGTCCCAGCGTTCCGGGCCGCAACATTCCGCGCCAAGACGTTCTCTCGCCACGAGAACTGCAACGGCTCTACCAGGAACAGCGACTCTCTGTCGTCGATATCGCGCAGCTCGCGGGGTGCAGCTCTCGCACCGTTCGTCGAGCACTCGTCGAGGCCAAGATCCCTAGCTCAGGGCGCGGAGTTCCTCCCCTCCTGCCGGGCATGGTTACCAGAGATTGGCTGGAAGGGGAGTACGCCATGAAAGGACGCGGCTGTCTTGATATCGCGCACGAACTCGGCCTCCATCAAGACACCGTGTCGCGCTTCCTGCGGATTTGGGACATCCCGCGACGTTCCAACGGACTCGGTTCGAACCCCTTCGCCCACCTCGGTGTCGCGCTCTCGCCAGAAATGCGACGCCTCAGTAATAGGAGGAGCTGCCTGCCGTGGCTACGCAACCTCCTCCAAATACCCGGACACCCCGGCCTGTCGGCTGCCGCACCGGCAATCAGCGTCCCCGAGGTCACCCTCCGCCGGCAGCTCAGGATCATTGAAAGCGTCGTGGGGTTCAGCGTGATCGAGCGAACCGACCCGCTGTCTCCCACTCCGACGGGCGTGAGATTCCTGACCGAAGCTCGCGATCTCCTTGATCGTTTCGACAGCGCCGCAACGCTGGTCGCAACCGGCTCGAGCAGGACCTCAGACCACTCACGGTGA
- a CDS encoding ATP-binding protein: MKAPDGVEPFEGDDRQYSPTRLPGWLQEVNGPDRIRPEQHTRAQLADLSPRALLMHNDSRAVWHANIGPIETPQLLQLHDELDEIVDSNRQDGDKTKPAALLDSYPGLGKSTAVRAYGRKLFREQITLRGETTPSGDRRVPIIYIALSGNTQIRGLNAAICRFYGLPVTGDADTLAERAVDAVLSMRTAVFIIDDIHFLAGAKTNSVRMSNQLKYLANVFPVTLIYVGVGVQQRGILSEGFSGKKNELAQFGRRTTPLTLLPFQIENEEGRRQWQVLLKTIEKKLVLAEKYPGMLAQELSDYLYSRSTGHFASLMALINRGCLRAIRCGHERLDKDLMDQVKNDVAAEEAREELEAAIEAGLLTSHPASPGRKSA, from the coding sequence TTGAAAGCGCCGGACGGCGTCGAGCCGTTCGAAGGCGACGACCGCCAGTACAGTCCCACCCGGCTTCCGGGCTGGCTTCAGGAGGTCAACGGGCCGGACCGGATCCGACCGGAACAGCACACCAGAGCGCAACTGGCTGACCTCTCGCCGCGAGCGCTCTTAATGCATAACGACAGCCGGGCGGTCTGGCATGCCAACATCGGCCCGATTGAAACCCCGCAACTCCTCCAACTACACGATGAGCTGGACGAGATTGTCGATTCGAACCGGCAGGACGGGGATAAGACGAAACCGGCAGCACTGCTGGATTCCTACCCAGGACTCGGAAAGAGCACCGCAGTCCGCGCCTACGGCCGGAAGCTATTCCGTGAACAGATCACCTTGCGCGGGGAAACCACCCCTAGCGGAGACCGCAGGGTCCCCATCATCTACATCGCACTGAGTGGGAACACACAGATCCGCGGCCTGAACGCCGCGATCTGCCGCTTCTACGGACTGCCGGTCACGGGGGACGCCGACACCCTGGCCGAGCGGGCTGTGGACGCGGTGTTGTCCATGAGAACCGCCGTTTTCATCATCGACGACATCCACTTCCTGGCCGGAGCGAAAACCAACTCGGTTCGCATGTCCAACCAGTTGAAGTACCTGGCAAACGTCTTCCCTGTCACCCTCATCTATGTCGGCGTCGGGGTCCAGCAGCGCGGCATCCTCAGCGAGGGATTCTCCGGCAAGAAGAACGAACTCGCCCAGTTCGGACGCCGCACCACTCCACTGACATTGCTCCCTTTCCAGATCGAGAACGAGGAGGGACGTCGGCAGTGGCAGGTCCTGCTGAAGACGATCGAGAAGAAGCTCGTCCTGGCGGAGAAATACCCAGGGATGCTCGCCCAGGAACTTTCCGACTATCTCTACTCTCGCTCCACCGGCCACTTTGCCTCCCTCATGGCACTGATCAACCGCGGCTGCCTCCGCGCCATCCGCTGCGGCCATGAGCGCCTCGACAAGGACCTCATGGACCAGGTGAAGAACGACGTCGCTGCCGAGGAAGCCCGTGAGGAACTCGAAGCCGCCATCGAGGCCGGCCTGCTGACCAGTCATCCCGCATCACCCGGCAGGAAATCGGCATGA
- a CDS encoding ParM/StbA family protein, with the protein MSANSNDIITLTGGIDVGNGYVKGVIQNTKQGTFDEIDLPSAVVSTSRTSPKVPLPDSDAASVLAGDFYNQIDCSLTTSLVAASDRRIFGRAALSVRGSKFTEFEVLGKHSKADQELSKVLVLGVFAAKTLRDYVRENGALPDHELRVQVRAGLALPISEFVARRHAYAAEFIGLLGSSDPAVHLVTIKNFSTPVSVRLEFVDVQVMAEGASAQFAITDKGEPLAQALLDDLRTRDASLVEGVSASDLVAVHNTIGVDVGEGTVNFPVFTDGRFNPEAADTLDEGYGTALMNAMERMSESDATLQFSSRKQLADFLHAEPSVLVKNRHQRAAGFVEDEAGYLVDEIVSSFGDVLSQAGATTEVVYVYGGGSGPIKHLLHPALLKAAGDVPVLYLDSSYSRHLNREGLYIAARHVEQQALAAKPAGKRSKEVA; encoded by the coding sequence ATGAGCGCCAACAGCAACGACATCATCACTCTCACCGGCGGCATCGACGTCGGCAACGGCTACGTCAAGGGCGTCATCCAGAACACGAAGCAGGGGACTTTCGACGAGATCGATCTACCCAGCGCGGTCGTCTCGACCTCTCGCACCTCGCCGAAGGTGCCACTCCCCGACTCGGATGCAGCCTCCGTGCTGGCCGGCGACTTCTACAACCAGATTGACTGCTCGCTCACCACTTCCCTGGTGGCGGCGTCCGACCGCCGGATCTTCGGCCGCGCGGCGCTGAGCGTGCGCGGCTCGAAGTTCACCGAGTTCGAGGTGCTGGGCAAGCACTCCAAGGCCGATCAGGAGCTGAGCAAGGTTCTGGTCCTGGGTGTCTTCGCCGCGAAGACCCTGCGCGACTACGTCCGCGAGAACGGCGCGCTGCCCGATCACGAGCTGCGCGTGCAGGTGCGTGCCGGCCTGGCGCTGCCGATCTCCGAGTTCGTCGCGCGCCGCCACGCCTACGCCGCCGAGTTCATCGGTCTGCTGGGCAGCTCCGACCCCGCGGTGCACCTGGTGACGATCAAGAACTTCAGCACCCCGGTCTCGGTGCGCCTGGAGTTCGTCGACGTCCAGGTGATGGCCGAGGGTGCCTCCGCGCAGTTCGCCATCACCGACAAGGGCGAGCCGCTCGCACAGGCCCTGCTCGATGATCTGCGCACCCGTGACGCGTCCCTCGTGGAGGGCGTCTCGGCGTCTGACCTGGTGGCGGTGCACAACACCATCGGCGTCGACGTCGGCGAGGGCACTGTGAACTTCCCGGTCTTCACCGACGGGCGGTTCAACCCCGAGGCGGCCGACACCCTCGACGAGGGCTACGGCACCGCGCTGATGAACGCCATGGAGCGCATGAGCGAGTCGGACGCCACGCTGCAGTTCTCCTCGCGCAAGCAGCTGGCCGACTTCCTCCACGCGGAGCCGTCGGTGCTGGTGAAGAACCGTCACCAGCGCGCCGCCGGCTTCGTCGAGGACGAGGCCGGCTACCTGGTCGACGAGATCGTCTCCTCCTTCGGTGATGTTCTCTCGCAGGCCGGCGCGACGACCGAGGTCGTCTACGTCTACGGCGGTGGCTCGGGTCCGATCAAGCACCTGCTGCACCCGGCGCTGCTGAAGGCCGCAGGCGACGTGCCCGTGCTCTACCTCGACTCGAGCTACTCGCGGCACCTGAACCGCGAGGGGCTGTACATCGCGGCGCGCCACGTCGAGCAGCAGGCCCTCGCCGCGAAGCCCGCGGGCAAGCGCAGTAAAGAGGTGGCCTGA